Proteins from a genomic interval of Paenibacillus sp. FSL H8-0048:
- a CDS encoding DUF3658 domain-containing protein encodes MEKIYDRLHQLDGNDLRFFFYNLLKTADHYQTNGSIEEKKLAEGLLNLVQNHIEAVHNHKRQIDELQQYVYLVFSLSDAGSLKVTLSKIVIWCADNAHDQTGLRFALHLLRGRKQPVNVVNVTELFNTIGNHNKEESKPYWSSLMDREHFQIIVKKYYQGVALDPSQRRRYESEWLMLSSENHVLRLWKERSVKGAEESALDEMIIRSVIELEQEQDENGFINAANVVTKIFDTSHQFVGYSFITNRIWSLVNQGVLEFSGLPRALHQFSVKLGTHKNTIAP; translated from the coding sequence ATGGAGAAGATCTACGATCGCCTACATCAATTAGATGGAAATGACCTGCGGTTTTTCTTTTACAACTTATTAAAAACAGCAGATCATTATCAAACGAACGGCAGTATTGAAGAAAAAAAGTTAGCAGAGGGACTCCTTAATCTCGTCCAAAATCATATTGAGGCGGTTCACAACCATAAACGGCAAATAGATGAACTCCAACAATATGTTTATCTTGTTTTCAGTCTCTCTGACGCAGGTTCATTAAAAGTAACGCTAAGTAAAATTGTCATTTGGTGTGCGGATAACGCACATGACCAAACAGGCTTACGTTTCGCATTGCATTTGCTGAGAGGCCGGAAACAGCCGGTCAATGTTGTTAATGTGACAGAGCTCTTTAATACTATAGGTAATCATAACAAAGAAGAATCCAAACCTTATTGGAGTAGCTTAATGGATAGAGAACATTTTCAGATCATCGTTAAAAAATACTACCAAGGTGTTGCTCTTGATCCTAGTCAAAGAAGACGGTATGAATCAGAATGGCTAATGCTCTCAAGTGAAAATCATGTACTCCGTTTGTGGAAGGAGCGTTCTGTAAAAGGCGCTGAGGAATCTGCACTGGACGAAATGATCATTAGATCCGTCATTGAATTAGAGCAAGAACAAGATGAGAATGGCTTTATCAACGCAGCAAATGTGGTAACTAAAATATTTGATACTTCGCACCAATTCGTAGGGTATTCATTTATTACCAATAGGATATGGAGTTTAGTTAACCAAGGAGTTTTAGAGTTTAGCGGACTGCCAAGGGCCTTGCATCAGTTCTCTGTTAAACTTGGCACGCATAAGAATACTATAGCACCATGA
- a CDS encoding ABC transporter substrate-binding protein, producing MRFEMTESIRAWNHVPVRIMDIRHVIMRPGEQQRYVFPSSSFVFTNQGEAEVRLNGAGRTSGYAHVIHGGKGTLLEISCLERTFDYYLILYKPWMGSSFTEAVVDKPNPFQRKYAFPGSDPWVILSLLKRMHQLWRSGGELERVQVLGLFYQFVSEHFRQLELAGEQEPETDLAEQIARYIGEFYHQPLSMSEMAELFHYSTHHLVRVFKRKYQCSPMEYVSRTRMQHARSLLAGTDAPIRDVAERVGYTDFYYFSRLFKKVFRETPAQFKMHAPLLKGSNPTKEMLESFIAPRKEARYIDIDDNHYQYRRRSVNDLKVSRTPLIAITFLISLSMMLAGCGGGNTKAADDQATKLFSDAFGRQVEIPAETAQVVALAYGGYMLPLGLKPAGVNQETLDQYKEEMADVENVGAGVGSVEAISALMPDLIIIPDYLGQDVIETYEKIAPTIAVAWGGDPDVVNTLRTMGEIMGKHDEAEKWIASFDKKLQGIRDTINVKLDEGTTAISFVIHKGEVLLGGEGGTLGKLIYQDFGFIMPEQFKQYADGGTVLSMEMLVDKPADYFFTQMTDEELAAMHELFKEPVYQSIPAVKNNRIINVSRANWNNGPYTVDRGVDALIEQVSKLQE from the coding sequence GTGAGATTCGAGATGACAGAGAGCATTCGGGCATGGAACCATGTACCGGTTAGAATCATGGATATCCGTCATGTGATCATGAGGCCGGGAGAGCAGCAGCGGTATGTTTTTCCGTCAAGCAGCTTTGTATTCACGAATCAGGGAGAGGCTGAGGTTCGGCTCAATGGGGCCGGGCGCACTTCGGGTTATGCGCATGTTATTCATGGCGGGAAGGGGACCCTTCTTGAAATTTCGTGTCTGGAGCGAACATTTGATTATTACCTCATTCTATACAAACCGTGGATGGGCAGCTCCTTCACAGAAGCGGTCGTGGACAAGCCTAACCCTTTTCAGCGGAAATATGCCTTCCCCGGGAGTGACCCATGGGTGATTCTGTCCCTGCTGAAGCGTATGCATCAGTTATGGAGGAGCGGCGGGGAGCTGGAACGGGTGCAGGTGCTGGGACTGTTCTACCAGTTTGTATCTGAGCATTTCCGTCAGCTTGAGCTGGCGGGGGAGCAGGAGCCGGAGACAGATCTGGCGGAGCAGATCGCCCGTTATATCGGGGAATTCTATCACCAGCCCCTGTCCATGAGCGAAATGGCGGAGTTGTTTCATTATAGTACACATCACTTAGTGAGGGTATTCAAACGCAAGTATCAGTGCAGTCCGATGGAGTACGTGAGCCGTACCCGGATGCAGCACGCCAGAAGCCTGCTGGCCGGGACAGATGCACCGATACGCGATGTGGCTGAACGTGTGGGGTATACGGATTTTTATTATTTTAGCAGATTGTTCAAAAAGGTGTTCAGAGAGACTCCGGCACAGTTCAAAATGCACGCCCCGCTCCTGAAAGGTTCAAATCCTACCAAAGAGATGCTGGAATCGTTCATTGCTCCCCGTAAGGAAGCACGCTATATTGATATCGATGATAATCATTATCAATACAGAAGACGGAGTGTGAATGATTTGAAAGTTAGCCGAACACCCTTAATTGCGATAACCTTCTTAATCAGCTTATCCATGATGCTTGCAGGCTGTGGAGGCGGAAATACGAAGGCTGCTGATGACCAGGCCACCAAATTATTCTCCGACGCTTTCGGCAGACAGGTGGAGATTCCGGCGGAGACCGCGCAGGTAGTGGCGCTCGCATACGGCGGGTATATGCTTCCGCTTGGCCTGAAGCCGGCAGGTGTCAACCAGGAGACACTGGATCAATACAAGGAAGAGATGGCGGATGTGGAGAATGTCGGAGCAGGCGTAGGTAGTGTGGAAGCGATCTCCGCATTGATGCCCGATCTGATAATCATACCGGATTATCTGGGGCAGGATGTCATTGAGACCTATGAGAAGATCGCTCCGACCATAGCAGTAGCCTGGGGCGGTGACCCGGATGTGGTGAACACCTTACGGACCATGGGCGAGATTATGGGCAAGCATGATGAGGCAGAGAAATGGATTGCATCGTTCGATAAGAAGCTGCAAGGAATCCGGGATACCATCAATGTGAAGCTTGATGAAGGTACTACCGCCATCTCCTTCGTTATCCATAAAGGGGAAGTGCTGCTTGGAGGCGAGGGTGGTACCTTAGGCAAGCTGATCTATCAAGATTTCGGCTTTATCATGCCTGAGCAATTCAAGCAGTATGCTGACGGGGGAACGGTGCTGTCGATGGAGATGCTGGTGGACAAGCCGGCGGATTACTTTTTCACGCAAATGACTGATGAAGAGCTGGCTGCCATGCACGAGCTGTTCAAGGAGCCTGTCTACCAGAGCATTCCTGCGGTGAAGAACAACCGGATCATCAATGTCTCGCGCGCGAACTGGAACAATGGGCCTTACACAGTGGATCGTGGTGTGGATGCGCTGATTGAGCAGGTATCGAAGCTGCAGGAGTAG
- a CDS encoding helix-turn-helix domain-containing protein has protein sequence MNDKDSLPPSEAFGELDQMWFRLRSITHGSRSGGEWPLRLQFLESYMLLIPIMGQGSITVDGKYCELKAGSVFVCQPGQLIEALLTGTGEQSVYILRFDVYSQHSMLEEQQPSRPAETHLPFPVEGAIPIQSTITYSKLCESITGYMGSLNPLQRLLAQSRFYELLYSLLSSARQMQPTDTGTSMERAMLYIEQHYREDLSISLLAAEAGTSIRHFIRLFKQTYGLSAIEYLTEYRIRQARRLMLPQTNYELKDIAAYVGYKDVPYFRRKFKQITGVAPATFMRNAKLKIAVCHGSLIGALLSLNIIPCAAPADHPWAEYYRRKYETDAVLPLAREESLQLQQLTVLRADYILGLEPAVSRRMLPQLQAIAPAFLVSPLQKDWRTQLQFIGECVGRAPEAASWLRNYERKAKSIRAKLAQGPAMGKLLLARISGQSITVLSTRSLAEVFYDDLHFIPASVVDLRLSNQTLTPEELWSSDADKLLFIVDEDAASQAAWSAFRDRESLLPPDPAGLSRVAHLPPYPWTEYNSFTQELVLDSALTLWRNRT, from the coding sequence ATGAATGATAAAGATAGCCTCCCGCCTTCGGAAGCCTTTGGAGAGCTAGATCAGATGTGGTTCAGGCTTCGGAGTATCACACATGGCAGCCGTTCAGGGGGAGAGTGGCCGTTACGGCTGCAATTTCTGGAATCGTATATGCTGCTGATTCCCATTATGGGCCAAGGCTCCATCACGGTAGACGGCAAATACTGCGAGCTCAAGGCGGGATCTGTGTTCGTCTGTCAGCCGGGGCAATTGATCGAGGCCCTACTTACGGGTACAGGCGAACAGAGTGTATACATTCTGCGGTTCGATGTGTATAGCCAACATAGTATGCTGGAGGAACAGCAACCGTCCCGCCCGGCGGAGACTCATCTCCCCTTCCCTGTAGAAGGAGCCATACCCATTCAGTCAACGATTACATACAGCAAACTTTGTGAGTCCATCACCGGATACATGGGAAGCCTCAACCCTTTGCAGCGCCTGCTTGCCCAGAGCCGGTTCTATGAACTGCTGTACAGTCTGCTAAGCAGTGCCCGTCAAATGCAACCCACCGATACGGGAACTTCCATGGAGCGGGCCATGCTCTATATCGAGCAACACTACCGTGAAGACTTATCCATAAGTCTGCTCGCTGCTGAAGCAGGCACCAGCATTAGGCACTTCATCCGCCTGTTCAAGCAAACCTATGGTCTCAGCGCGATTGAGTACCTGACCGAATACAGGATCAGACAAGCCAGGAGGCTGATGCTGCCGCAGACGAATTATGAGCTGAAGGATATTGCAGCTTACGTCGGTTACAAGGATGTTCCTTATTTCCGGCGCAAATTCAAGCAGATTACCGGAGTCGCGCCGGCCACCTTCATGCGCAATGCCAAGCTCAAAATCGCAGTTTGCCACGGCAGCCTTATCGGAGCGCTGCTTAGTCTGAATATTATTCCGTGCGCGGCTCCTGCGGACCATCCCTGGGCTGAATATTACCGGCGTAAATATGAGACGGATGCGGTGCTGCCGCTTGCCAGGGAGGAATCTCTCCAGTTGCAGCAGCTTACCGTTCTTCGAGCTGATTATATCCTCGGACTGGAGCCGGCGGTAAGCCGGAGGATGCTGCCGCAGCTTCAGGCAATTGCCCCCGCGTTCCTGGTATCTCCGCTCCAGAAGGATTGGCGCACGCAATTACAATTCATTGGAGAATGCGTGGGCAGGGCGCCGGAAGCAGCATCCTGGCTCAGGAACTATGAGCGTAAGGCCAAGAGCATCCGGGCAAAATTAGCTCAAGGACCCGCCATGGGCAAGCTGCTCCTTGCCCGCATATCCGGGCAGTCCATCACCGTGTTGTCTACCCGAAGCTTAGCTGAGGTATTCTACGATGATCTGCATTTTATCCCGGCCTCCGTTGTGGACCTTAGGCTGAGCAATCAGACATTAACCCCGGAGGAGCTGTGGTCATCAGATGCGGACAAGCTGCTGTTCATCGTGGATGAGGATGCAGCTTCGCAGGCAGCCTGGTCTGCGTTCCGGGACAGAGAGTCCTTGCTGCCCCCCGATCCCGCAGGATTGTCACGTGTCGCGCACCTCCCTCCCTATCCCTGGACGGAGTATAACTCGTTCACCCAGGAGCTGGTTCTTGACTCCGCCTTGACACTTTGGCGTAATCGGACATGA
- a CDS encoding ABC transporter substrate-binding protein, whose protein sequence is MAIVLTLLMTACSSNSGQAKVAADAKEDFKVVNSEKGEITIPAHPARVIGLSVVYPEFLQALGVTPVAVQNYQEEFPTYLQEPFKDTLKMGIAQTPNFEMILSANPDLILAPTWWSAKDYDQLSGIAPTVLLPQRDDWRDELKDIAGVLGKTELAEKVIKDLEDQEAEAKQKLDDLVGNETVMYMMVMPGSFVLYGDQIDRGKFLHTTLGLEMIPNFPAKDPSLSISLEKLPEYNPDHIFLQLNNEDDAGVKKTYEDLLKSPLWKNMTAVKKNQVYTMAGKDWFNLGMSPLANRYAVDAVLQAFEGNSK, encoded by the coding sequence ATGGCGATAGTATTGACACTGCTAATGACGGCTTGCTCCAGCAACAGTGGACAGGCCAAGGTGGCCGCAGACGCCAAAGAAGATTTCAAGGTGGTCAATAGTGAGAAAGGCGAGATTACAATCCCCGCCCACCCGGCCAGAGTGATTGGATTATCTGTGGTCTACCCGGAATTCCTGCAGGCCTTAGGCGTTACTCCCGTTGCTGTGCAGAACTACCAGGAGGAGTTCCCGACCTATCTGCAGGAGCCGTTCAAGGATACGCTGAAGATGGGCATTGCCCAGACCCCGAATTTCGAAATGATCCTCTCTGCCAATCCCGATCTGATCCTCGCTCCTACATGGTGGTCGGCTAAGGATTACGACCAGTTGTCGGGGATCGCTCCGACGGTTCTGCTGCCGCAGCGCGATGACTGGCGCGATGAGCTGAAGGATATCGCCGGAGTGCTCGGCAAGACGGAGCTTGCAGAGAAGGTAATCAAGGATCTGGAGGATCAGGAAGCAGAAGCCAAGCAGAAGCTGGATGACCTGGTGGGTAATGAGACGGTAATGTACATGATGGTGATGCCGGGCAGCTTCGTGCTTTACGGAGATCAGATTGACCGCGGGAAATTCCTTCATACTACGCTTGGGCTGGAGATGATTCCGAATTTCCCGGCTAAAGATCCTTCCTTATCCATCTCGCTCGAGAAGCTGCCGGAGTATAATCCTGATCACATCTTCCTTCAGTTGAATAACGAGGACGACGCCGGAGTGAAGAAAACCTATGAGGATCTGCTGAAGAGTCCATTATGGAAGAACATGACGGCGGTCAAAAAGAACCAGGTCTACACCATGGCCGGCAAGGACTGGTTCAATCTGGGGATGTCTCCTCTGGCTAACCGTTATGCGGTGGATGCGGTGCTTCAGGCCTTTGAAGGCAACTCCAAATAA
- a CDS encoding (2Fe-2S)-binding protein encodes MGDAGRLQGVERYYICPNAVENAVATVPLTELCSPAQAEYLLTTYASMLGTEDKRIAAAIFCTWVAGICGAKYALLTAADPLAHALRLNNLSVQLIRTEGYPEFAFPIHNYRESIHDQNGNRKELIDELELFYTNEVRPIVTALAEASQTKEVMLWRHVYNQLYTFIEEDAHDALSECRRNLIHGQFHAAMWELTPEVFGLRSNPFRITPKFRTDPDPPHDTISVKATCCLAYKLRADHGYCGGCPIR; translated from the coding sequence ATGGGCGACGCTGGCAGACTCCAAGGGGTTGAACGTTACTACATCTGCCCCAATGCTGTTGAGAATGCAGTGGCTACTGTACCGCTGACCGAATTATGCAGCCCTGCACAAGCTGAATATCTGCTTACCACTTATGCTTCCATGCTTGGGACAGAGGATAAGCGTATCGCTGCAGCCATCTTCTGCACATGGGTTGCCGGGATCTGCGGAGCCAAATACGCACTGCTCACAGCCGCAGACCCGCTGGCTCATGCCTTGCGGCTGAATAACCTGTCTGTCCAGCTCATCCGCACGGAGGGGTATCCCGAATTCGCCTTCCCTATCCATAATTACCGGGAGAGTATCCATGACCAGAACGGGAATAGAAAGGAGCTCATAGACGAACTGGAGTTGTTCTACACGAACGAGGTCAGACCCATTGTTACGGCGCTTGCCGAAGCTTCGCAGACCAAAGAGGTGATGCTGTGGAGGCATGTCTATAATCAGTTGTATACTTTTATCGAAGAGGATGCTCATGACGCTCTCAGTGAGTGCCGCCGCAACCTGATCCACGGACAATTCCATGCTGCCATGTGGGAGCTGACACCCGAGGTATTCGGACTTCGCAGCAATCCGTTCCGTATCACCCCCAAGTTCCGTACGGACCCCGATCCTCCGCATGATACGATATCTGTGAAAGCTACCTGCTGCCTGGCCTATAAGCTCAGAGCGGATCATGGCTATTGCGGGGGATGTCCTATCCGTTAA
- a CDS encoding methyl-accepting chemotaxis protein: MSQLIQKRPVRSTSIANTLAIVLLVIILVVFSILGTFFYSSTRSILVSQQESMLMTKTQGIVSQFDALFKEKGSLVKQMSTNSIFQKYIESTTPDQITTSPYAAEALATLADIVKSEPSFADAWVAGLSGKGYFLQNDGLASKSDFDIRARPYFKPVSESKGLYYSEPYADVNNGKMLMGIFYPILNDSSQMIGFIAADIAFDDIPEIMQSYSLGSTGFSILATRSGDILYHPDKAKVLKEKITDSPGDLGAIGKKMINGESAVSLIDDNGDPRYIGYATSKDTGWSVGLTITRNEALSELTSFTRITITGFAVAALLLLVICYLMLRYLLRSIPKLLAAIKQIADGDLTVQLSDASRNEIGQIAHGIAGMVQKIQGMIQVIHNTTQVLTQSSHNLQAVSTKTAITMNETATAINEIANATNYQSAESESILHKTGALSDQIDEITSDAQAVGTMVQNSAQLSSSGLDLVEQLSKAAEDNHASTQAMSSLIEDIDLSRHEISGIVGTVNQIATQTNLLALNASIEAARAGEHGRGFAVVAGEVRKLAEQTARATEEIYKKVSAIEEKTSLSVEHTTLNLTIAEENAKSVEDAKQLFFSLNSDLEELKIRMLQISNNTSIVHKHKDEILQAIEVISSTTEENSASTEEVSANTQEQLGSIEQVAELSRELSEISKKLEEELRQFKLE, translated from the coding sequence ATGTCACAGCTAATTCAAAAACGGCCAGTCCGTTCCACCAGCATTGCCAACACATTGGCCATTGTACTGCTAGTCATTATTCTTGTCGTCTTCTCGATTCTGGGTACCTTCTTCTATTCCAGCACCCGCAGCATTCTGGTCAGCCAGCAAGAATCGATGCTGATGACCAAGACGCAGGGAATTGTCAGCCAGTTCGATGCTCTGTTTAAAGAGAAGGGCTCACTGGTCAAACAAATGTCCACCAACTCGATTTTCCAAAAATATATTGAGAGCACTACACCAGATCAAATCACCACCTCCCCTTACGCCGCAGAAGCACTTGCTACACTGGCGGACATTGTAAAGTCAGAGCCCTCCTTCGCCGATGCCTGGGTGGCCGGGTTATCCGGTAAGGGATATTTCCTCCAAAATGACGGTCTGGCCTCTAAATCAGACTTCGATATCCGCGCCCGCCCCTACTTCAAGCCCGTATCTGAATCCAAGGGTCTCTATTATTCTGAGCCTTACGCCGATGTCAATAATGGCAAAATGCTGATGGGCATTTTCTATCCGATTCTGAATGACAGCAGCCAAATGATCGGCTTCATTGCCGCAGATATTGCCTTCGATGACATCCCGGAGATTATGCAGAGCTATTCCTTGGGAAGCACCGGCTTCTCCATTCTGGCTACACGCTCAGGCGATATTCTCTACCACCCGGATAAGGCTAAAGTGCTGAAGGAGAAAATTACAGACAGTCCGGGCGATCTCGGGGCCATCGGCAAAAAAATGATTAACGGCGAATCCGCCGTATCGCTCATCGATGATAATGGTGACCCCCGTTATATCGGTTATGCCACCAGTAAGGATACCGGATGGTCTGTAGGCTTAACCATTACCCGGAATGAGGCGCTTAGCGAGCTAACGTCCTTCACCCGGATTACCATTACCGGTTTTGCCGTGGCCGCGCTTCTGCTGCTGGTCATCTGTTATCTCATGCTGCGTTACCTCTTACGTTCTATTCCCAAGCTGCTGGCCGCTATCAAACAGATTGCAGACGGCGACCTAACCGTTCAGCTTAGTGACGCCTCCCGCAACGAGATCGGGCAGATTGCTCATGGCATCGCGGGCATGGTTCAGAAAATTCAAGGCATGATTCAGGTGATCCATAATACGACTCAGGTGCTTACTCAGTCTTCTCACAACCTGCAAGCTGTCTCAACCAAAACCGCGATAACCATGAACGAAACGGCCACGGCCATCAATGAAATTGCGAATGCAACCAACTACCAGTCTGCTGAATCCGAGAGCATCCTCCACAAAACGGGTGCATTATCAGATCAAATAGACGAAATCACCAGTGACGCTCAGGCTGTAGGCACCATGGTGCAGAACTCAGCCCAGCTCAGCAGTTCGGGTCTGGATTTGGTCGAGCAGCTCTCCAAAGCCGCCGAAGACAATCACGCATCCACACAGGCAATGTCGTCGCTCATTGAGGATATTGATCTGAGCCGTCATGAGATTTCAGGAATCGTAGGCACAGTGAATCAAATTGCCACCCAGACCAATTTGCTCGCCCTTAATGCTTCCATTGAAGCTGCCCGCGCAGGTGAACACGGCCGGGGCTTTGCCGTGGTGGCCGGTGAGGTGCGTAAGCTTGCCGAGCAGACAGCCCGGGCTACCGAGGAAATATACAAGAAGGTCAGCGCCATTGAGGAAAAAACAAGTCTATCCGTAGAACACACTACGCTGAACCTTACGATTGCAGAAGAGAACGCCAAATCCGTAGAGGATGCGAAGCAGCTCTTCTTCAGCCTGAACAGTGACCTGGAGGAGCTGAAGATCAGGATGCTGCAGATCAGCAATAACACTTCGATTGTCCACAAGCATAAGGATGAGATTCTGCAGGCAATCGAGGTCATCTCTTCGACGACTGAGGAGAATTCTGCCTCCACTGAAGAGGTCAGTGCCAACACACAGGAGCAGCTCGGCAGTATTGAGCAGGTAGCTGAACTGTCCAGAGAGCTGAGCGAAATCTCTAAGAAGCTGGAGGAGGAGCTGCGGCAGTTCAAGCTGGAATAG
- a CDS encoding AraC family transcriptional regulator, translated as MDIRHIQLQTGDNVRPYLLPSSAYFYVTQGHASVTLDGAEHAAKPYYLLHGGKGAYLDIRLTDHSFEYYLILYKASLPLSGRRYSPGRTEPALPFSLQYGFIPLHPAILYQLAERMLDEWLVQERLEQLHAKTLFYQFVYELLQQMDEQQVSPVRPDLISQIIHYIEQHYAEPVTRDSLARVFNYSVPYLSKHFRRVTGTSIIDYLIRIRINQAGDLLQQTDLSMQEIARSIGYTDVSYFIRLFKKTAGVTPGEFRNASLRQVNSSYRPIIRLQSSIAPRRLRYYIGKRDDNHYQYSGKGDLPMYKSKLPVGVTVLLCLALLLSACARPANTNGGASNNTGAGTTLSTGSNTGNAETGKTNVSAETITFKAVNGEIQIPKNPQKIVMVAGAFTGHLLALGLKPIATGDESFNSYTEGKLDNVVNLGNDIPYEQIVELQPDLIVVWNDPAAIEKLSRIAPTVAVEYGVPFREQLMEFGTMTGREKQAKAWIEAWDAQIAKYKPLVKQAVGERTVSIFDAGSAKEFYAYGSFGRGGDIIYGEFGLNAPPIIQKEAIDSGQGWAKLSLELLPQYAGDYIFISGWTSEENAAWIFEGNIWDSLPAVKNNHVYRENSRGFVFSDPISLDAQLQFVVDSLLGMK; from the coding sequence ATGGATATCAGACATATACAACTGCAGACCGGTGATAACGTCAGACCGTATCTGCTTCCCTCCAGCGCCTATTTTTACGTTACACAAGGTCATGCATCTGTCACCTTAGACGGTGCAGAGCATGCTGCCAAGCCTTACTATCTGCTTCATGGGGGCAAGGGCGCTTATCTCGATATCCGTCTTACTGACCATTCTTTTGAGTACTATCTTATTCTCTATAAAGCCAGCCTGCCGCTGTCCGGGAGGCGATATTCACCGGGGCGGACGGAGCCAGCGCTCCCCTTCTCCTTGCAGTACGGATTCATTCCGCTCCATCCGGCAATTCTCTATCAGTTGGCTGAACGGATGCTGGACGAATGGCTTGTGCAGGAACGGCTGGAACAGCTGCATGCCAAAACTTTGTTCTACCAGTTTGTCTACGAGCTGCTTCAACAGATGGATGAGCAGCAGGTCAGCCCCGTAAGGCCGGATCTGATCTCCCAGATCATCCATTACATAGAGCAGCATTATGCCGAACCGGTCACGCGGGATTCGCTGGCACGTGTTTTCAACTACAGTGTACCTTACCTGTCCAAGCATTTCCGGCGCGTGACCGGGACAAGCATCATTGATTACTTGATCCGCATCCGAATCAATCAGGCGGGAGACTTGCTGCAACAGACCGACTTGTCTATGCAGGAAATTGCACGCAGCATCGGGTACACCGATGTATCCTATTTCATCAGGTTGTTCAAAAAAACGGCCGGCGTTACCCCCGGTGAGTTCAGAAATGCTTCGCTGCGCCAGGTGAACAGTTCCTATCGTCCTATTATAAGGCTTCAATCGTCCATTGCTCCGCGCAGGCTTCGTTACTATATTGGTAAGAGAGATGATAATCATTATCAATACAGTGGAAAAGGAGATTTACCGATGTACAAGAGCAAATTACCTGTAGGAGTGACTGTATTACTGTGCCTGGCACTCCTGCTAAGCGCCTGCGCAAGACCAGCGAATACGAATGGCGGAGCAAGCAATAATACTGGAGCTGGCACAACTTTAAGCACCGGCAGCAATACCGGCAATGCCGAGACCGGGAAGACAAATGTCAGTGCCGAGACTATCACCTTCAAAGCAGTGAACGGTGAAATACAAATCCCCAAGAATCCGCAAAAAATCGTAATGGTCGCAGGAGCCTTCACCGGCCATCTGCTGGCACTGGGATTAAAGCCGATTGCAACCGGGGATGAGTCTTTTAACAGCTACACAGAAGGTAAACTGGACAATGTTGTCAATCTAGGCAATGACATCCCTTACGAGCAGATTGTTGAGCTGCAGCCTGATTTAATTGTGGTGTGGAATGATCCGGCTGCAATCGAGAAGCTGTCCCGGATTGCGCCGACCGTCGCTGTAGAATACGGAGTTCCTTTCCGGGAGCAATTAATGGAATTCGGGACAATGACCGGCCGGGAAAAGCAAGCCAAAGCCTGGATTGAAGCGTGGGATGCCCAAATCGCCAAATACAAACCACTTGTGAAGCAGGCTGTAGGTGAGCGCACGGTATCGATTTTTGATGCAGGAAGTGCCAAGGAGTTCTATGCTTACGGCAGCTTTGGGCGGGGCGGCGACATTATCTATGGCGAGTTCGGACTGAATGCACCGCCGATTATTCAGAAGGAAGCTATTGACAGTGGCCAGGGCTGGGCCAAGCTATCCCTTGAGCTATTGCCGCAATATGCCGGGGATTATATTTTTATCAGCGGATGGACAAGTGAAGAGAATGCCGCATGGATCTTCGAGGGCAACATCTGGGACAGCCTCCCCGCTGTTAAGAATAATCATGTCTACCGAGAGAATAGCCGCGGCTTCGTGTTCAGCGACCCGATCTCCCTGGATGCCCAGCTCCAATTTGTGGTAGACAGCTTGCTGGGAATGAAATAG